From one Acidobacteriota bacterium genomic stretch:
- a CDS encoding BolA family transcriptional regulator translates to MEESDRAQKIKNALLLELEAQYVSVVDQSALHEGHAGTQDGAGHFRVVAVSERFRGLSRVAAQRLVYQALADLLTNDIHALSMRTLTPEEWSNDERSHAGDNG, encoded by the coding sequence ATGGAAGAGTCAGACCGCGCACAAAAGATCAAAAACGCACTCCTGCTCGAGCTCGAAGCCCAATACGTATCGGTAGTCGACCAGAGTGCACTTCATGAGGGTCACGCGGGGACACAAGACGGTGCAGGGCATTTCCGGGTTGTCGCTGTCTCGGAGCGTTTTCGAGGTCTCTCCCGGGTGGCGGCGCAGCGTCTTGTCTATCAGGCCCTTGCAGACCTATTGACGAACGACATCCACGCGCTCTCGATGCGCACGCTGACCCCTGAAGAGTGGTCGAATGACGAGCGCTCACACGCGGGCGACAACGGTTGA
- a CDS encoding sensor domain-containing diguanylate cyclase translates to MVEGVPATRPGIHCIGSAKLAHFLKREHRSAAGADLDLDRIFRELLRRANDFLPSEAGTIYLDDPLDVDEHGNSLSLVVIAGFGPKSDDLMEERFSTGKGIIGEVYRTGEPYSCSEPLADPVFRSGPGLRIGFKIDSVVGAPLTADGRTIGVIELLNHSGGSGYSAADVALLGIFAQTISLSVLNAIDAQRAREIAKRDELTELYNDRYLHGSLARIIDDAVATGSECGIIFLDLDHFKEVNDNHGHLIGSRLLAQVGATLKQIIPGAGVAARYGGDEFVIALPGAGRQETYWVAETIRQNIADRAFVVTADVDKSEGSEELRIEGVVTCSIGIATLQADILPELDPGDHNAQKAKELLLRKADTCMYAAKELGRNRTVPYWELARRLAAGIGKGATGPSSGPD, encoded by the coding sequence ATGGTTGAGGGCGTTCCGGCGACACGACCGGGAATTCACTGCATCGGTAGTGCCAAGCTCGCGCATTTTCTCAAGCGTGAGCACCGATCGGCAGCGGGGGCTGATCTCGATCTCGACCGGATTTTTCGCGAGCTTCTCCGCCGAGCCAACGATTTCCTACCATCAGAAGCGGGAACCATCTACCTCGATGACCCTCTGGACGTTGACGAACACGGGAACAGCCTTTCGCTAGTGGTGATCGCCGGGTTCGGACCGAAATCCGACGACCTCATGGAGGAACGGTTCAGCACTGGCAAGGGCATCATCGGCGAGGTATACCGAACCGGAGAGCCCTACTCATGCTCCGAACCTCTCGCCGACCCGGTCTTTCGCAGCGGGCCCGGTCTTCGGATCGGTTTCAAGATTGACTCCGTCGTCGGCGCACCGCTCACCGCCGACGGCCGTACGATTGGTGTCATCGAGCTTCTGAACCACTCGGGAGGAAGCGGTTACTCGGCCGCCGACGTTGCGCTTCTTGGAATCTTCGCGCAGACCATCTCCCTCTCGGTTCTCAATGCCATCGACGCCCAGCGAGCACGGGAAATCGCCAAGAGAGATGAACTGACCGAGCTCTATAACGATCGCTATCTTCACGGCAGCTTGGCGAGGATCATCGATGACGCCGTCGCGACTGGATCTGAGTGTGGAATCATTTTCCTCGACCTCGACCATTTCAAAGAGGTCAACGACAACCACGGACATTTGATCGGAAGCCGTTTGCTTGCACAGGTCGGAGCAACCCTGAAACAGATCATCCCCGGAGCAGGGGTGGCTGCACGTTATGGTGGAGATGAATTCGTGATTGCCTTGCCGGGCGCCGGTCGTCAGGAAACCTATTGGGTGGCGGAGACGATTCGGCAGAACATTGCGGATCGAGCGTTCGTCGTCACCGCCGATGTCGACAAATCCGAAGGGAGTGAGGAGCTTCGGATCGAGGGTGTGGTGACGTGCTCGATTGGCATCGCAACATTGCAGGCCGACATCCTGCCCGAACTCGACCCCGGCGATCATAATGCGCAAAAGGCAAAAGAACTGCTACTTCGCAAGGCCGATACCTGCATGTACGCGGCAAAGGAGCTTGGTCGCAATCGCACCGTGCCGTATTGGGAGCTCGCTCGCCGTCTCGCTGCAGGTATCGGGAAAGGCGCCACCGGCCCTTCGTCGGGCCCGGATTGA
- the tatA gene encoding twin-arginine translocase TatA/TatE family subunit, translated as MFGSLGLPELLILLAIVVLIFGVNKLPKLGKGLGEGIRNFKDSVRSEEKPPADEKEEGAAKDASDA; from the coding sequence ATGTTCGGAAGTCTGGGTCTTCCGGAGCTCTTGATTCTGCTCGCGATAGTCGTCCTGATATTCGGCGTGAACAAACTGCCGAAGCTCGGCAAGGGGCTCGGCGAGGGAATTCGCAACTTCAAGGATTCAGTGCGCTCAGAGGAAAAACCCCCTGCCGACGAGAAGGAAGAGGGTGCGGCCAAGGATGCCAGCGACGCGTGA
- a CDS encoding phosphotransferase, protein MKMLQRLPDPWVRERELAGDASHRRYARIWDRLGRSAVIVRYPRSVRDQLERDLSVRMWCEEHGLRVPSLLDHDLGHGWAVHEDFGVEDAERTLEIARPDERVELALRCLRPLVRLAELPPDELPRWNSPLHGKRLRWELAGFELWVMRHLMNANPSPAIGDWLDELAAIINEHPVRVCHRDFHLNNLFLLPEEEVGVIDYQDILIGPDTYDMASLLGERAMPRVLAAVERQRIQNAWATATRAEAGWPERFLLVRIQRGLKVLGTFARLTATGAASYEQWIEPLARDLAAEVGDTNAPSDLVGLLLDLSRRHDGGNCGTDRE, encoded by the coding sequence ATGAAGATGCTCCAGCGCCTACCGGATCCCTGGGTTCGTGAACGGGAATTGGCTGGCGACGCGTCACACAGGCGGTATGCACGCATCTGGGATCGTCTCGGGCGCTCGGCGGTCATCGTTCGCTATCCGCGCTCGGTCCGCGATCAGCTCGAACGAGATCTCTCAGTGCGCATGTGGTGCGAGGAGCACGGTCTGAGGGTTCCGTCGCTTTTGGACCACGATCTTGGCCACGGTTGGGCCGTGCACGAGGATTTCGGGGTTGAAGACGCCGAGCGGACCCTTGAAATTGCTCGTCCTGATGAAAGGGTAGAGCTCGCACTTCGCTGCCTGCGACCCCTGGTCAGACTTGCCGAATTGCCGCCCGATGAACTCCCCCGGTGGAATTCACCGCTGCACGGCAAGCGACTTCGGTGGGAGCTTGCAGGGTTCGAATTGTGGGTCATGCGCCATCTTATGAACGCCAACCCATCGCCAGCTATCGGCGACTGGCTCGATGAGCTTGCGGCCATCATCAACGAGCACCCGGTGCGTGTCTGCCACCGCGATTTCCACCTCAACAACTTGTTCCTCTTGCCGGAAGAAGAGGTGGGCGTGATCGACTATCAAGACATTCTGATCGGGCCCGACACCTACGACATGGCGTCTCTCCTGGGTGAGCGCGCGATGCCTCGGGTGCTTGCTGCAGTAGAAAGGCAGAGAATTCAGAACGCATGGGCGACTGCAACTCGAGCCGAGGCCGGCTGGCCGGAGCGCTTTCTGTTGGTGCGGATCCAAAGAGGATTGAAGGTTCTCGGAACTTTTGCCCGTTTGACGGCAACCGGCGCCGCGTCTTATGAACAGTGGATCGAACCGCTGGCCCGCGATCTGGCCGCCGAGGTGGGTGATACAAATGCTCCTTCAGACTTGGTGGGCCTTCTGCTAGACTTGTCGCGGCGTCACGACGGCGGAAACTGTGGAACGGATCGCGAGTGA
- the rlmN gene encoding 23S rRNA (adenine(2503)-C(2))-methyltransferase RlmN translates to MSLLPERVDRINLVGRSSQEIADIVAPHVDRGFRCAQIARWVIDRNAVDFSDMTDLPVELRRDLQRRFRLDEPEVVQIVDDDDSAQKFLFALEDGVHVEGVSMREGAKATLCLSSQAGCAVGCTFCVTGAVGAGRNLRADELVGQYRTMLRYLDRKIERVNIVFMGMGEPLLNTANLGSALEVLFERVSPKRITVSTAGILPGIEWLGGLAKRPKLAVSLNAPDQERREQIMPISRCYPLANLLIALREFPLERGRRITFEYVLIDGFNDAVADAQATADLIRGIPAKINVIPLNQDEEFLPGLRRPPEKTVDRFAARLKDAGLTVTVRWSKGTEVAAACGQLRGR, encoded by the coding sequence GTGAGCTTGCTGCCAGAGAGGGTTGATCGCATCAATCTGGTAGGTCGGAGCTCGCAAGAGATCGCCGACATCGTCGCTCCCCATGTCGATCGCGGTTTTCGGTGCGCGCAGATCGCACGCTGGGTGATAGACCGCAACGCAGTGGATTTCAGCGATATGACCGACCTCCCAGTTGAACTTCGTCGAGATCTCCAGCGCCGATTTCGTCTCGACGAGCCCGAGGTGGTGCAGATCGTGGATGACGATGACAGTGCGCAAAAGTTTCTGTTCGCCCTGGAAGACGGCGTCCACGTCGAGGGTGTCTCAATGCGCGAAGGTGCCAAGGCGACCCTTTGCCTGTCCTCGCAAGCGGGCTGCGCTGTTGGCTGCACCTTTTGCGTGACCGGTGCAGTCGGTGCGGGCCGAAATTTGCGCGCGGATGAGCTTGTCGGTCAGTACCGCACGATGCTCCGATACCTCGATCGGAAGATCGAACGGGTGAACATCGTGTTCATGGGCATGGGTGAGCCCCTGCTCAATACTGCCAATCTGGGATCCGCGCTTGAGGTCCTTTTCGAACGTGTCAGTCCGAAGAGAATCACGGTGTCGACCGCCGGCATCCTTCCCGGGATCGAGTGGCTCGGCGGGCTCGCGAAACGTCCCAAGCTGGCTGTCTCACTGAATGCCCCCGATCAGGAGCGTAGAGAGCAGATCATGCCGATATCCAGGTGTTATCCTCTCGCCAATCTCCTCATCGCCCTGCGGGAATTTCCGTTGGAGCGTGGTCGCAGGATCACCTTCGAGTACGTGCTGATCGATGGATTCAACGACGCCGTCGCGGACGCCCAGGCCACAGCAGATCTGATTCGCGGTATTCCTGCAAAGATCAATGTCATTCCACTCAACCAAGACGAGGAATTTCTACCTGGACTTCGGCGCCCGCCCGAGAAGACCGTGGATCGATTCGCGGCGCGCCTCAAGGACGCAGGATTGACCGTGACAGTTCGATGGTCAAAGGGCACGGAGGTCGCGGCAGCGTGCGGCCAGCTCAGGGGCCGTTAG
- a CDS encoding polyphenol oxidase family protein: MQRLDGLTSIGDDRVMVFEAGGAAMLFALGPPTPTLSSDARMRRLLGDLGDRVDAIRWCEQIHGRIVASVAAEPGWPFKQVACVGRCDALMTASRRLGLAAWSADCVPILLVGDGVIAAVHSGWRGAAADITGAVVRQFEVEFGVPSDRLHAALGPAISGPRYEVGNEVIDSLRVIDVDEGQWLSGNHVDLRGFLRSRLEILGLDAKNVHLVGPCTASTPELASYRRDGQEAGRQWSMIYRFA, encoded by the coding sequence ATGCAAAGGCTGGACGGCCTGACATCCATCGGCGACGACCGTGTCATGGTGTTTGAAGCTGGTGGCGCGGCCATGCTCTTTGCCCTTGGCCCGCCAACACCCACCTTGTCATCCGATGCACGAATGAGACGACTTCTTGGCGACCTCGGCGATCGGGTCGACGCCATCCGCTGGTGTGAACAGATTCACGGTCGAATTGTCGCCTCGGTGGCCGCAGAGCCGGGTTGGCCTTTCAAACAAGTCGCCTGCGTCGGCAGGTGCGACGCCCTGATGACAGCCTCCCGGCGACTTGGTCTTGCCGCATGGTCGGCCGATTGTGTGCCAATACTTCTCGTCGGTGATGGTGTCATCGCCGCCGTACACTCCGGTTGGCGCGGAGCGGCCGCCGACATCACGGGGGCCGTGGTGCGGCAGTTCGAAGTCGAGTTCGGTGTCCCATCCGACCGACTCCACGCGGCCCTCGGGCCCGCCATCTCGGGCCCGCGGTACGAAGTCGGCAACGAGGTCATCGACAGCCTCCGTGTCATCGACGTCGACGAAGGACAATGGTTGTCGGGCAACCATGTCGATCTCCGCGGCTTTCTCCGCTCTCGCCTGGAGATTCTCGGCCTTGATGCGAAGAATGTTCACCTCGTTGGCCCGTGTACAGCTTCGACCCCCGAACTCGCCTCCTACCGGCGAGATGGCCAAGAAGCCGGGCGGCAGTGGTCGATGATTTACCGATTTGCCTAA
- the ftsE gene encoding cell division ATP-binding protein FtsE has product MIRLRSVTKEYDRRAILDSLDLQVDAGEFVFLTGPSGAGKTTLLRLLYSAERPTRGEVWVAGRRVEEMSRSRLPLLRRKIGVIFQDFKLLRRKTVIENITFVLRIHGVPPREAHRRASQVLRRLGLQHRQSAFPDALSGGEQQRVAIARALAYQPRLILADEPTGNLDADLASELLSLLCDINYQGATVLVATHDHAILESIPARTLVLHQGQIHYDGMWPP; this is encoded by the coding sequence GTGATCCGCCTTCGTTCCGTTACCAAGGAGTATGATCGGCGTGCGATTCTCGACTCCCTGGACCTGCAGGTCGATGCCGGCGAGTTCGTTTTTCTGACCGGGCCATCAGGAGCAGGGAAAACGACGCTGCTGAGACTGCTTTACTCAGCCGAGCGGCCAACACGTGGAGAAGTCTGGGTGGCGGGACGCCGAGTCGAGGAGATGTCGAGGTCGCGGCTGCCCCTCCTGCGGCGCAAAATCGGCGTCATTTTCCAGGATTTTAAGCTTCTGCGGCGCAAGACGGTGATCGAAAACATCACCTTTGTGCTCCGCATTCACGGAGTGCCACCGCGAGAAGCACACCGGCGGGCGTCCCAGGTGCTTCGACGTCTGGGTCTCCAACACCGTCAGTCGGCTTTTCCGGATGCCCTCTCGGGAGGTGAGCAGCAGCGCGTGGCAATAGCTCGTGCGCTCGCCTACCAACCGCGTCTGATTCTCGCTGACGAGCCGACCGGTAACCTCGACGCAGACCTCGCCTCCGAGCTTCTCAGTCTGCTGTGTGACATCAACTACCAGGGCGCAACAGTGCTGGTCGCGACCCACGACCACGCGATTCTCGAGTCCATACCCGCGCGGACACTCGTCCTGCATCAGGGCCAAATTCACTACGATGGAATGTGGCCACCATGA
- a CDS encoding tetratricopeptide repeat protein translates to MKSRVSRAAIACTAAVIMLATAAPAHAEWNKGLEAYKQKDWATAAKEFEEVTKTNPDYAGGYYMLGVSQRALGQLSPAIANLRKAVDLDDSQASYKIALGQALLQADQYQNAYELLKPLSLSSMEASHRSSYALLFAQAATKTNRPSEAVSVLSTQARADSNNYRLQQALGSAYTAAGDDAKAFEAFKKAYQLNPRDTTSARNAVRAGLLLGRRSGSDSAKSNYYSQAGQIADELAKASPTFDHQLLAGEAWLGAKQYQKALQWFDSAKAKQSSNPLVYYYSAQCKTQMNQLNPAIADLQQALKNRPSGKLRTQIYNQGGYIYDKKKDYNNAIQWYSEAGNSKMVSEMQTKRDAAAQNVQAQQECSEFKRRIDALKLQVDELEKLGDIENAKLLQEQLPGLEKQYRENCG, encoded by the coding sequence ATGAAATCGAGGGTCAGTCGAGCGGCGATTGCATGCACGGCAGCTGTCATAATGCTGGCGACGGCGGCGCCCGCGCACGCCGAGTGGAACAAGGGCCTTGAGGCCTACAAACAAAAAGACTGGGCAACTGCCGCCAAGGAATTCGAGGAGGTCACCAAGACCAATCCGGATTATGCGGGGGGCTACTACATGCTGGGAGTGTCGCAGCGCGCCCTCGGCCAGCTCAGCCCGGCCATCGCCAACCTCCGCAAGGCGGTGGATCTCGATGACAGCCAGGCATCCTACAAGATCGCGCTCGGCCAGGCGCTACTGCAAGCGGACCAATATCAGAACGCGTACGAGCTCCTGAAGCCGCTCAGCCTGAGCTCGATGGAAGCTTCGCATCGCTCCAGCTACGCCTTGCTCTTCGCCCAGGCAGCAACTAAAACGAACCGCCCGAGCGAAGCCGTTAGCGTGCTGTCGACCCAGGCGAGAGCGGATTCGAACAACTACCGCTTGCAGCAGGCTCTCGGATCGGCCTACACAGCAGCTGGCGACGATGCCAAGGCGTTCGAGGCCTTCAAAAAGGCCTACCAGCTCAACCCGAGGGACACGACCAGTGCACGGAACGCGGTGCGAGCAGGGCTTTTGCTTGGCCGGCGCTCGGGGTCAGATTCGGCAAAGAGCAATTACTACTCTCAGGCCGGCCAGATTGCCGACGAGTTGGCCAAAGCCTCGCCGACGTTCGACCACCAGCTTCTCGCTGGTGAAGCCTGGCTCGGAGCAAAGCAGTACCAGAAAGCGCTGCAATGGTTTGACAGCGCCAAAGCCAAGCAGTCCAGCAATCCTCTGGTTTACTACTACTCGGCACAGTGCAAGACGCAGATGAACCAGCTGAACCCTGCAATCGCAGATCTGCAACAAGCACTCAAAAACCGTCCCTCTGGAAAACTACGCACTCAGATCTATAACCAGGGTGGCTACATCTACGACAAGAAGAAGGACTACAACAACGCCATTCAGTGGTATTCGGAAGCTGGTAACTCCAAGATGGTGAGCGAGATGCAGACCAAAAGGGATGCAGCCGCGCAGAATGTCCAGGCGCAGCAAGAGTGCTCGGAGTTCAAGCGAAGGATCGACGCCCTCAAGCTCCAGGTCGATGAGCTCGAAAAGCTCGGGGACATCGAAAATGCCAAGCTGCTCCAAGAGCAGCTCCCCGGCCTCGAGAAACAGTACCGAGAAAATTGTGGTTGA
- a CDS encoding DUF4388 domain-containing protein yields the protein MSLHGSLSELPLPDVIQLVSVSGKTGMFKIRSNDVQGKIFLKDGQIVDAQVGELRGDNAVYEMAIWSEGTFSFIPGEVSDRDTIHMSNASLMMEAARRLDEWRVLSRKIPSLDLVPYFTTREQVADQVTLSPQEWILVTRIDGVQTIEEIGRGLKWTPFDVSKLLFGMVTNDLVALGNPGAGGRGHQRWQTGPNPVTLLGLADKIRSVAIDVVGSGGERTIEKQYTAARTLIERGEGFHALRGMVEQHTKAISLLKGNETAAMFDEQVRPLLGEMQRT from the coding sequence ATGTCCCTGCATGGATCTTTGAGCGAGCTCCCTCTGCCCGACGTCATTCAACTCGTGAGTGTTTCGGGCAAGACCGGTATGTTCAAAATCCGATCTAACGACGTTCAGGGGAAAATCTTTCTCAAAGACGGCCAGATCGTCGACGCCCAGGTTGGCGAACTCCGTGGTGACAACGCGGTGTACGAAATGGCCATCTGGTCCGAGGGCACTTTTTCGTTCATACCCGGGGAGGTATCGGATCGAGATACCATTCACATGTCCAACGCCAGCCTCATGATGGAGGCGGCCCGTCGGCTTGACGAGTGGCGAGTGTTGTCGCGGAAGATACCCTCACTCGACTTGGTCCCATACTTCACCACCAGGGAACAGGTGGCCGACCAGGTAACTCTCAGTCCCCAGGAATGGATTCTCGTCACGCGCATTGATGGCGTTCAGACGATCGAGGAGATTGGCCGGGGACTCAAATGGACACCATTCGACGTTTCCAAGCTGCTATTCGGGATGGTCACCAACGATCTCGTCGCCCTGGGAAACCCGGGAGCCGGTGGTAGGGGCCATCAAAGGTGGCAAACTGGCCCAAATCCCGTCACTCTGCTCGGGTTGGCAGATAAGATTCGCTCCGTCGCGATCGATGTGGTCGGCTCCGGGGGTGAACGAACCATCGAAAAGCAGTACACTGCAGCGCGGACTCTGATCGAGCGGGGAGAAGGATTTCACGCTCTCCGAGGGATGGTAGAGCAACATACCAAGGCAATCTCCCTCCTCAAGGGCAATGAGACAGCTGCCATGTTCGATGAGCAGGTCCGGCCTTTGTTGGGGGAAATGCAAAGAACATGA
- a CDS encoding TonB family protein — MSGSPKSAPKNKGDQLPLTTAETLALEANQDKKAARWALGIAIIFHVIIFAMHWPSFASGLSDAKEKKSKIYVVKQVKFKQPPRREMQQIPKPKTQKVPIPDPTPDEPEPIRDEEPEEDIDFVPDDNLVLGVPDAPPPPEPEGPIRFVVGGNITEPKKISGPNPVYPEAARRARIQGVVVLECTIGKDGRVQSVKVLRGLPLGLTETAVDAVNKWRFEPSTLNGKPVEVLYILTVRFNLQ; from the coding sequence ATGAGCGGTTCTCCAAAGTCCGCGCCGAAAAACAAGGGCGATCAACTGCCGTTGACGACCGCCGAAACGCTGGCTCTCGAAGCCAATCAGGACAAGAAGGCGGCGCGATGGGCACTGGGAATCGCCATCATCTTCCACGTCATCATCTTCGCCATGCATTGGCCCTCCTTCGCGAGTGGCCTGTCTGATGCCAAGGAAAAGAAGAGCAAAATCTACGTCGTCAAGCAGGTCAAGTTCAAACAGCCGCCGCGGCGTGAGATGCAGCAGATTCCGAAGCCGAAAACACAGAAGGTGCCGATTCCTGATCCGACCCCCGACGAGCCAGAGCCGATCCGGGACGAAGAGCCTGAAGAAGACATCGACTTCGTGCCCGATGACAACCTCGTCCTTGGTGTCCCTGACGCTCCTCCTCCACCCGAGCCTGAAGGACCAATTCGGTTCGTTGTCGGAGGCAACATCACCGAGCCGAAAAAGATCAGCGGTCCGAACCCGGTCTACCCAGAAGCGGCGCGAAGAGCACGGATCCAGGGTGTCGTTGTTCTGGAGTGCACGATCGGCAAAGATGGACGCGTGCAGAGCGTCAAGGTTCTTCGTGGACTGCCTCTCGGCCTCACCGAGACAGCCGTCGATGCTGTCAACAAGTGGAGGTTCGAGCCGTCGACTTTGAACGGGAAACCGGTGGAGGTCCTCTACATTCTTACTGTTCGATTCAATCTGCAGTAA
- a CDS encoding biopolymer transporter ExbD has translation MKIKKKEIQSEIFTGSMADISFLLIIYFMITSAFSATRGLDFALPEETDTPEIKQEDSIDVHVMRGGAIEVDTKGLPLEGLLPYVLEKLTQNPEKPVILRTDPDATYGDMIRVFDTLRQAPDEWTDADGQPMHMDVHGNPLTEIKTISIPTRREIENLWSMLGIQ, from the coding sequence ATGAAGATCAAAAAGAAGGAAATTCAGTCGGAGATCTTCACCGGGTCGATGGCCGACATCTCGTTTCTGCTGATCATCTATTTCATGATCACGTCGGCATTTTCTGCGACCCGCGGTCTCGACTTCGCTTTGCCCGAAGAAACCGATACTCCTGAGATCAAGCAGGAAGATTCCATCGACGTCCACGTGATGCGTGGCGGCGCAATCGAGGTTGACACGAAGGGCCTGCCGCTCGAAGGGCTGCTTCCCTATGTGCTCGAGAAACTCACGCAGAATCCAGAAAAACCAGTGATTCTGCGAACCGACCCCGACGCGACATACGGCGACATGATCCGTGTCTTCGACACGCTGCGCCAGGCTCCGGACGAGTGGACGGACGCTGATGGCCAGCCGATGCACATGGATGTTCACGGGAACCCGTTGACGGAGATCAAGACCATCTCGATCCCGACCAGACGTGAGATCGAGAATCTGTGGTCGATGCTCGGGATCCAATAA
- a CDS encoding biopolymer transporter ExbD — translation MALIRGRERKDAAQIFTASMADIVFLLIVFFVLTYKVEVDRTKMDLPDTWVRIKVPEKAAVISIAPPDDLTAPLTVRVSTGEEMSLPVSTNEEVVTFASTEVARNPNKEFIIKADEQVPYEHVDAVLDALKQSKVKFIYLLSEQKTVEE, via the coding sequence ATGGCACTCATCCGCGGTAGAGAGCGCAAAGATGCAGCACAGATTTTCACCGCATCGATGGCGGATATCGTGTTCCTGCTCATCGTGTTCTTCGTGCTCACTTACAAGGTCGAGGTCGACCGCACGAAGATGGATCTCCCGGACACCTGGGTTCGTATCAAGGTCCCCGAAAAAGCAGCGGTAATCTCGATTGCTCCGCCGGACGATCTCACAGCGCCATTGACAGTGCGCGTTTCCACGGGCGAAGAGATGTCCTTGCCTGTCAGCACCAACGAAGAAGTGGTGACATTTGCCTCGACAGAGGTGGCGCGGAACCCCAACAAGGAGTTCATCATAAAGGCAGATGAGCAGGTGCCGTATGAACACGTGGATGCGGTGCTCGACGCTCTCAAGCAATCGAAGGTCAAGTTTATTTACTTGTTGTCCGAGCAGAAGACCGTGGAAGAGTAG
- a CDS encoding MotA/TolQ/ExbB proton channel family protein, protein MTGQVAEYFRQGGIFMWPLLFFSVLAATVAIERFIVFSKAKINVPEFLTKIRKALLVNHNVKEAIKICEQSKGPVASVMKAGLLRYGHPREDIEKTIENAALYELDRLEKRLGVLATTANVAPMLGFLGTVAGMIKSFATLAEQGLTNPAAVAVGISEALITTATGLIIAIPAQLTYNWYTTKITRFVRDIETASNMLIETFTEMDSQRYSQGGEGQA, encoded by the coding sequence GTGACTGGACAGGTAGCAGAGTATTTTCGCCAGGGTGGTATCTTCATGTGGCCGCTTCTTTTCTTCTCGGTGCTGGCGGCAACCGTGGCCATCGAACGCTTCATCGTGTTCTCGAAGGCCAAGATTAACGTCCCCGAGTTCTTGACCAAGATCCGAAAGGCATTGCTGGTCAATCATAACGTCAAGGAAGCGATCAAGATCTGCGAGCAGAGCAAGGGCCCAGTGGCCTCGGTGATGAAGGCCGGTCTGCTGCGCTATGGTCACCCCCGTGAGGACATCGAGAAAACAATCGAGAATGCTGCGCTCTATGAGCTCGATCGGCTTGAGAAGCGCCTCGGCGTGCTCGCAACCACAGCGAACGTCGCGCCGATGCTCGGCTTCCTCGGCACGGTTGCCGGCATGATCAAATCCTTTGCGACTCTTGCTGAGCAAGGTCTTACCAACCCCGCCGCAGTCGCGGTCGGCATTTCGGAGGCGTTGATCACTACCGCCACCGGTCTCATCATCGCAATTCCTGCACAGCTGACCTACAACTGGTACACAACAAAGATCACTCGTTTCGTGCGTGACATTGAGACCGCATCGAACATGTTGATCGAGACCTTCACCGAGATGGACAGCCAGCGTTACAGTCAGGGAGGCGAAGGCCAGGCCTAG
- the ruvC gene encoding crossover junction endodeoxyribonuclease RuvC produces the protein MAVRVLGIDPGSRATGWALVVSEGNRYRLERFGVIRPRGEHRHQRLADLQRRLAETAGKLSPDCAAVESSFSGLNPKTGLALAESRGVILAVLGELDLPVESYSPAQIKSAVVGYGRADKQQISYMVVRLLQLAKAPPHDAADAMAIALTHIHFGASRTSR, from the coding sequence ATGGCTGTGCGTGTCCTTGGCATCGACCCCGGATCCAGGGCCACCGGCTGGGCACTGGTCGTGAGCGAAGGAAATCGATACCGACTCGAACGTTTCGGCGTCATCCGCCCGCGCGGGGAGCACAGGCACCAACGGCTCGCCGACTTGCAGCGGCGACTGGCGGAGACCGCTGGAAAACTTTCACCGGATTGCGCCGCCGTGGAGTCCTCTTTCTCCGGTCTCAATCCGAAAACCGGTCTCGCACTCGCCGAAAGCCGGGGGGTGATCCTGGCTGTGCTTGGCGAGCTCGACCTGCCTGTCGAATCCTACAGCCCGGCGCAGATCAAGTCCGCGGTTGTCGGTTATGGTCGAGCCGATAAGCAGCAGATTTCGTACATGGTTGTGCGACTCCTCCAGCTTGCGAAGGCTCCGCCACACGATGCTGCGGACGCCATGGCGATAGCACTCACACATATTCACTTTGGGGCATCCAGAACATCTCGTTGA